In Halorussus limi, a genomic segment contains:
- a CDS encoding GtrA family protein — protein MGDSGYRSVTNNPTVVRLYRFVVVGASAALVQTAVLWLLVELGGLNYLVAATLAIELTIVLQFVANNAWTFQHARYTARYDYLVGLLRTNVVRGSAIPIQLALLWAFVNWAGLVYLLANGLAIFISGLYRYYLDSRWTWQIA, from the coding sequence GTGGGCGACTCCGGATACCGCAGCGTGACGAACAACCCGACCGTCGTCCGACTGTATCGGTTCGTCGTCGTCGGGGCGAGCGCGGCGCTCGTGCAGACCGCGGTGCTGTGGCTCCTCGTGGAGTTGGGCGGACTCAACTATCTGGTCGCCGCCACCCTCGCCATCGAGTTGACCATCGTCCTCCAGTTCGTCGCGAACAACGCGTGGACGTTCCAGCACGCGCGCTACACCGCGAGATACGACTATCTGGTCGGTCTGCTCCGGACCAACGTCGTCCGCGGGAGCGCGATTCCGATTCAACTCGCGCTCCTCTGGGCGTTCGTCAACTGGGCCGGTCTGGTCTACCTGCTCGCGAACGGACTCGCTATCTTCATCAGCGGCCTCTATCGGTACTACCTCGACTCGCGTTGGACGTGGCAAATCGCGTGA